The DNA segment TCGACCTGGTCGATGATGTTCGGATAACGCAAACCGGCTCTCAGGCGGTAACCCCACGCCCGTCTCGAAACGTAACCCTCCTGGCTGCACTGAATGGCCGCTGAACCCGGTTCGCAAACGCCATTCACCGGGCCGACGCCGAAGGCGTCCTGGCGGCCGTAGCGGCGCGTTGCCTGATCCGGCAGGTCGTTCATGTATTTCAAACCGGCTTCGGCGGCCAGCATTGCTTCCTCGGCCCCGAGCAGGGAATGAAACTTGTTGCTGACGGAAAGCTGGGCTTGCGTCACTTTCCGTCTGTCATAGCCGTGGAATACTCCGCCCAATGGGGTGGCGGTGCCATCCGCGCGCAGGGTGGTCGGGGCCGTGTTCGAGACGAAAGCGCGCAGCAACTCAGTCGCATTGAAGACGACAGGTTGGTTGGGACGATAAGTCAATTCGCCTGCTATTGTCAGATCATCTCGCTTTGTCGAGAAGGTGAGGCCGAGCATGCGAATCCGCTCCGGATACTCGGTGAAGTAAAGCGGGTTTTTCCCGTCGGGATCGTTCGGCAGAAATGGGAAAGGCGGAATGACGCGAGCCGTCTTGATGGCGCTCGCGACCGGCAGCCGGCTGTGATATTCCGCAAGGAGAATGCCGAAATCAGTGTCGAGTTCCGGAATCTTGCGGGTCAATGAAAGGCCGAATTCGCCACTATCGGAAACGTCGGGTGTTGGGGCTCGCTTGGCCAACAGTCCCGCAGAGACTGCGGTGCGATCTGATATTGCGGAGGAAGGTACGACTACGACGCCATTGCAGCCTGGCGCCAGATAATCGTAGGTCGAGAAAAAGGTGCCGCACCCATCAAGCGCCGTGGGACGGAAACGAAACTGATAAAAGCCTTCAAGCGCGGTGCTTTCATCAAGCGCGAGTTTGCCGTATAGCGCAGGGATGGGAACCAGCATTTCTTCTGGCAGCGCGCCGGCACGTCGGACGGCGGGCAGGTCAACTGGATTGAGCGCCGAGATTCCGCCGGTGATGGTCCAGCCCGAACCCCAGGGCAGGAACTGCTGGCCGAGGCGCAGTGCAAGCGGTTTGTCCCAAGGCTCGAACGAACCATAAACGTAAACATCCTGAAGGACGGCGCCTGAAAACTTGGCGCGTTCCGAGAAGCCGGTATCGCGTAATGGGTGGTTGGCAGAATAGCCGTTTGGAAGGTTGCCGAATGCGGGGTTGGAATCGCCGAGGGTGAGTTCATGCCACAGTTTCGCCCTTGCCGCGACCCCATACTTGCCTCGCCTGAGATCGACGCTGCCGACGGCCTTGGCGACGGTCGATACCGTGTCTCCCTTGTTGAAGTTGAGTTCGCCATCGTCGGTATTGCTGCCGCCCACGGCAGTGCCGGTTACGCCGACGCGGCTGCCGTTACCGCGTTGAATCAAGGCGGAGTCACGGTTGTCGGTGCGGATCGTGGTGCCATAAGTCAATCCGCCATGAAACGTGAGATCCAGTCCGCCGGCATTCAGATCAATTGCGTTGCCTGGCACGGAATGGGCGGAGCATGCTGCGATAAAGGTGGCGATAAGCCATCGGGGAAAGTCCGGACGGCTGCTTGAATGGCAAGGGTTGGATTTGCAAATAATCGCCGTGTTCAATGTAAACCTTTCAAATTGAAGTCCTGCATGTCCCATGAGTCGGCAGTTTGCAGCGACCGTACGTAAGCCGCGACATCCGGGTCCTGAATGAAGTCCGCCGCCGAACTCATCGTCAGCAACTGATCGAGCGGCAGAGGGCGGCAGATAACAAATCCCTGCACGTGATCGATACCGATACTCACCAGTGCTTTCAGGGTATCGAGGTCTTCAACCCATTCCGCGATGCTTTGCATGCCGAGGTTACGCGAAAGATCGCTGATCGCGCTCACGATTGCCATGTTGGCCGGGTGCGAAATGGCGCCAATAACAAACTGGCCGTCGATCTTGATGGCATCAGCGGACAGCTGGCGCAGGTAAGAAAACGATGTGTAGCCGGCGCCGAAATCGTCCAGTGCGAGCCTCGTTCCGAACTTGTTGGCGCGTTCGACAAAGCGCCTCGAATGCTCGATATCGTTCAGGGCGACGCTTTCGGTGATTTCTATGCAGAGCTTGCGGGCTGCATTGGGATGATCCGCCAGCATGGCAAAGACATCCTCGACGAATCGGGCATCATTCATGGAGCCACCGCTCAGGTTCACGTTGGCGACGCGCGTGTTCCCCAGTTGATTATGATGATTCTCCAGCCACTCAAGAGCTGTCAGAAAAACCCATCTGTCAATGAGCGCAATGCGCCCGCTTATTTCCGCTATCTTGATCATCTTGAAGGCCGAGATGATGTCGGAGGTTTCGGAATCCTTCATGCGCAGCAGGAACTCGAAATTCAGCGATTGGTATGGTTCGCTCAAGGACATGAACGGTTGTGCGTACAGCAGCAAGTCCTTGGGGAATTCGTTTTGCTCAATCTGCTGCATTATGCGCAGTTCTTCGGCACGTTCCGCAAATTCCGCCGCATT comes from the Georgfuchsia toluolica genome and includes:
- a CDS encoding DUF1302 domain-containing protein, whose protein sequence is MGHAGLQFERFTLNTAIICKSNPCHSSSRPDFPRWLIATFIAACSAHSVPGNAIDLNAGGLDLTFHGGLTYGTTIRTDNRDSALIQRGNGSRVGVTGTAVGGSNTDDGELNFNKGDTVSTVAKAVGSVDLRRGKYGVAARAKLWHELTLGDSNPAFGNLPNGYSANHPLRDTGFSERAKFSGAVLQDVYVYGSFEPWDKPLALRLGQQFLPWGSGWTITGGISALNPVDLPAVRRAGALPEEMLVPIPALYGKLALDESTALEGFYQFRFRPTALDGCGTFFSTYDYLAPGCNGVVVVPSSAISDRTAVSAGLLAKRAPTPDVSDSGEFGLSLTRKIPELDTDFGILLAEYHSRLPVASAIKTARVIPPFPFLPNDPDGKNPLYFTEYPERIRMLGLTFSTKRDDLTIAGELTYRPNQPVVFNATELLRAFVSNTAPTTLRADGTATPLGGVFHGYDRRKVTQAQLSVSNKFHSLLGAEEAMLAAEAGLKYMNDLPDQATRRYGRQDAFGVGPVNGVCEPGSAAIQCSQEGYVSRRAWGYRLRAGLRYPNIIDQVDFTPAMTFTHDVRGWSYDNGFNEGRRTLGMSLRATYRKMYFGDVTWTPTWGGYFNNARDRSWLAAAAGLRF